AGACAAAGCGATCGCGATTAAACCATTTGGGATTCTTGGGATTAAACTTCAAAAAGCGATCCCAGAGGACAAAAGCCATCGGAGCCGCGCCCATTGGTAGTCCTGGGTGTCCCGATTTAGCTTTTTCTACGGCATCAACAGCCAAGAAGCGGATCGAGTTAATACAAAGTTCTTCGAGGGACAGTTCTTTGGCGGATTGGGTTGCAACAGTCATAATCTCTTGTTTTTAACGACGGGTTAGCACTCTTCGTAGCTTCTTTTGCTGGGGTTATTTTAGATTCCCCACANGTATCCTCATCATCCCACTCCCGCTTGTCGATGGACAAGCGGGATCTCCTGAGTTTCTGGTGATAAATCAAGCAGATAATTGGGTCATGCTGAACGCTTAAGTTATATCGGAATGATATTTCTGATACTTTGGGCATTGGGCATCCCTTCGGCTTACCTCGGCTTCGGTTCCATCGAGCGGAGTCGAGATGCTCGGCACAAGTCGCTCAGGGCAAGTGGGCATGGGGCAAATGAGCAGGTCGGATTAAACTACTGAATTCTGAATTCTGAATTCTGAATTCTGACTCCTGCCTCCTGATTCCTGCCTTCTTTTAAACGTATTTCTTAAAGGCCAGTGTGACATTATGACCGCCAAACCCAAAAGAATTGGATATTGCCACCTCGACTTTTTGAGCGCGGCTAGAGTTAGGCACGTAATCTAAATCACACTCTGGATCGGGGTTTTCCAGATTGATTGTCGGTGGAATTTGGTCATTAGCGATCGCTAGTACTGTTGCGACTGCTTCAATACCTCCAGAACCGCCCAATAAATGACCTGTCATCGATTTGGTGGAGCTAATTGCCACCTTATAGGCGTGTTCTCCCAAGGCTTTTTTGATTGCTGAAGTTTCAGTTGAATCATTAGCTGGGGTACTAGTGCCGTGGGCATTAATATAGCTAATTTCTTCGGGAGTTATGCCAGCATCTTTAAGAGCCAGTTCGATCGCTCTAGCGGCTCCAAGTCCACCAGGTACGGGAGAGGTGATGTGGTAGGCATCACAGGTCATGCCGTAACCGATCATTTCGGCATAAATGTGAGCGCCGCGACTTAGGGCGTGTTGCAGTTCTTCGAGAATTAAAATTCCTGAACCTTCACCCAAGACAAATCCGTTGCGATCGCGGTCAAAGGGACGGCAAGCATGAGCCGGGTCATCATTGTTAAAAGAGAGTGCTTTGCAGGCGGCGAACCCAGCTATCGACAATGGTGTGACAGCCTGCCTCCGTTCCCCCGCAAATCATCGCCTGGGCATATCCCCCTTGAATTAAGCGAAAAGCATCGCCTACAGCGTTTGAGCCAGCGGCACAGGCAGTTACAGGACAAGAGTTTGGCCCTTTAGCACCCGTATGAATTGCCGTTAATCCTGCGGCCATATTGGCGATCATCATCGGGATCATGAATGGACTACAGCGATCGGGGCCACGGTTGAGGTAGATAGTTTGCTGGTCTTCTAATACCTTAATGCCACCAACGCCAGAGCCGATCATCACACCTACCTGTTCTGCATTCAGGTCATTGATCGCTAACTCCGAGTTAGCGAGAGCCTGTTTTGCTGCCGCAACCCCAAATTGGGAAAATCGATCCATGCGCTTGGCCTCTTTGCGCTCCAAGTAATCATGTGGATCGAAGTTTTTCACCTCACCAGCAATCCGGCAATCATGGCGAGACGCATCAAATAATGTGATGTAGTCAATGCCATTGCGTCCACTCAATAATCCATTCCAATATTCTGTTGCTGTGTTACCTATAGGTGTAATCGCGCCAACACCAGTTACAACAACGCGTTTACGTGTATGATCTGTCATGATTCAGTTAAAAATGGCGAAAAAGCAGCAGGCAAAAAATTTGAGGTTAGCGACTAGGTACTTGGTGAGCCAGCGCGGTCTTAAAGGTTTCCTTTACGAGCGACTGGCATCGGATTTGCTGACTTCAAGTGACTGTCGTTAACGTCAGCATTAGCGACATTAGCAGCGTCACGCGAAGGGTGGCTAGACATTAGAGAAAAATCTCCCCAATCCCAATCCCCAATTCCAATCCCCAGTTAAGCTGAGGCGGTAACTTTGTTATTGATGTAATCTACTGCGTCTTGAACGGATATAATCTGCTCCGCAGCTTCGTCGGGAATTTCGATATCAAATTCTTCTTCCAAAGCCATCACCAACTCAACAGTATCCAGAGAATCTGCTCCCAGGTCTTCCATAAACTTGGCTTGTGGTGTGACTTTATCTGGGGGATCAACACTCAGTTGTTCGATAACGATTTTCTTGACCTTTTCAAAAAGTTCCGCTTGGCTCATAAATAAAAGTCCTTAACCACTTGNNNCGATCTGCTCTTTAGAGGAGAGATTGTTTTGAGCATATACATCTTATCGTCAAGCGCGATCGCCCGCATACTTCCAAAGGTTTTTCTGTTAGAAAACCTCTGCCATTCNNNAAATAAATGGGGTAAGTTTTCTGGAAACACTTGAGCAGTAGAGCGTGCTACGCCATCGCCAATACCGTGTAAATGCTTTGGTTTTCCNAANNNNTTGCTAAAATTTTTTACAATGTCTCGGTCAGTATTTACAGCCTTGCTAGCAGTTAAGAATATGTAGATGCCGCGGCCCTTTAACCTAAACGCTTAAAGGTAGCTAAACGTCAAACATCAGAACTTTAGTGCTAACAAGGGAATGATAAAACAGTTATTGTTTAGAGCGATCGCTCTAACCCAAACATACTTCTATGCTACCTCAGACACTGAAATACGCTTACTTCCCCGGTTGTGTTGCTCAAGGGGCCTGTCGGGAACTTTATCAATCAACTCAAGCGCTTACCCAAGCATTGGGTATTGAACTAGTTGAACTTAAAAAAGCTGCTTGCTGCGGTTCAGGCACATTTAAAGAAGATTCGCAACTGCTAGAAGATACAGTCAACGCCAGAAATATTGCCCTAGCAGAAGAATTAAATCTGCCCTTACTTACCCATTGCAGCACTTGTCAAGGTGTTATTGGTCATGTCAACGAACACCTGAAAGAATGTCAGACTTCTAACCCTGTCTACATGGAACAGGTTAATGGCTTGCTAAATAAAGAAGGCTGTTCGCCTTATCGCGGCAGTACTGACGTTAAACATCTTCTTTACGCCTTAGTAACAGATTACGGTTTAGAGGAAATTACCAAACGTGTCACCCGGAAGTTAACTGCATTAAAATGTGCGGCTTTTTATGGCTGTTATCTCCTCCGCGCCCAAAAATCTATGCCTGATGACGACCCTTTCCAACCGGAAGCGATGGAAAATATGTTTCGGGCGGTGGGTGCAACACCAATTTATTACCGAGGACGGACACAATGTTGTGGTTGGCCGCTTTCTAGTTATGCCACTACCCAATCTTTTAAAATGGCGGGGATGCATATTCAAGATGCTTTAGCATCTGGTGCTGACTGTATAGTTACACCTTGTCCTCTGTGCCACTTAAATTTAGATTCGCGTCAGCCAGAGGTAGAAAAGGTGATTGAACAAAAACTAGGTTTACCAGTGTTGCATTTACCCCAGTTGATTGCTTTGGCACTTGGCGTTAGTCCAAAAGAACTGGGTTTAGACCGTCACATTGTTTCTACAAAGCCAGTGTTAGAGAAATTAGGATTTTAGTTTTAGGACTAGCCCTTTCAATGTGACTGGTAAAATCTCTTTTTCTCTCTGCGCCCTCCGCGTCTCTGCGGTTGAAAAGTCTTTTATTTAACCACAGAGGCACAGAGAACACAGAGTTAAGAGGTTAAAGAGAGTTTATTGAGCAAAATTTTACCCACCTTGAAAGGCTGGTTCTAATACCAATTTGAAAAAATAATGCGACAAATAGACCATTTGTGGAGACGCGATTCATCGCGTCTTTACCCAAGAATGTGTTGCAATCATTAGCTGCGCCAAGGCGTTAGTCGTACAGAATAACCTTTTTGTATTCTGACAACTGACGCCTTTATTCTGTTTTGATAAAAAATTTCCAAAATTAACCAACTTACAATAATATATAAGACTGGTAATTTTGGATAACTTTAATTAAACTCTAATTTTGAGAATTGCTTTGGTATTAGCTTCGTAAAGTTAACGCTTCTTTTTCAAGGTTTTCATCCATCCAAGAAAACATATCGCCAATTGATTTAACCATATCTTCAACTCCTTCACGGAAGAATGCAACATCTTTCTCAGACTTGGTATAAATTTGGGCCACTTGAATCAATTCATCTGTATGTTCTGGATCTAAGTGGCAGTGGAGATGAAAATATTCGATGGTATGGTCATCAATACCTTTAAATATCTTACGAAGTCCTTCGATATATTTGATGAAAATTCCAGGTAAGACTTGCTCAATTGCTGCAAATCTTCCTAAAGAGCGTACTATAGGTTCATCATCACAAAATTCAAATTTCTTAAAGCGTAATTCTGGAATGAGAAACGCTCCATCATCGGCATTGATATCAATCTGAGGGCAATCAATACCTTTCATGAAACGCATAAATAATGCTACATGAGCAAGGTCTGAGTTGAGTTCTCCATGCTCTGTAAATGCATTTTCTAGCATAATCGTTCTAGCATGGTAACTATCCATTTTGGATGCAACTTTCAGAAAAGCCATAT
This portion of the Nostoc sp. GT001 genome encodes:
- the acpP gene encoding acyl carrier protein, which codes for MSQAELFEKVKKIVIEQLSVDPPDKVTPQAKFMEDLGADSLDTVELVMALEEEFDIEIPDEAAEQIISVQDAVDYINNKVTASA
- a CDS encoding CoB--CoM heterodisulfide reductase iron-sulfur subunit B family protein, which encodes MLPQTLKYAYFPGCVAQGACRELYQSTQALTQALGIELVELKKAACCGSGTFKEDSQLLEDTVNARNIALAEELNLPLLTHCSTCQGVIGHVNEHLKECQTSNPVYMEQVNGLLNKEGCSPYRGSTDVKHLLYALVTDYGLEEITKRVTRKLTALKCAAFYGCYLLRAQKSMPDDDPFQPEAMENMFRAVGATPIYYRGRTQCCGWPLSSYATTQSFKMAGMHIQDALASGADCIVTPCPLCHLNLDSRQPEVEKVIEQKLGLPVLHLPQLIALALGVSPKELGLDRHIVSTKPVLEKLGF
- a CDS encoding iron-containing redox enzyme family protein, coding for MTAILSLDAKISNQLQQVLLELTTAQDLSLHPFVQRFAKGEFSQDAIRQFAMKMLPGSNRFNMAFLKVASKMDSYHARTIMLENAFTEHGELNSDLAHVALFMRFMKGIDCPQIDINADDGAFLIPELRFKKFEFCDDEPIVRSLGRFAAIEQVLPGIFIKYIEGLRKIFKGIDDHTIEYFHLHCHLDPEHTDELIQVAQIYTKSEKDVAFFREGVEDMVKSIGDMFSWMDENLEKEALTLRS